The following proteins are encoded in a genomic region of Burkholderia pyrrocinia:
- a CDS encoding EAL domain-containing protein, with protein sequence MSSARSNHTPPTRPLRAPRKSRRRALFAIPLLGMLALALLWAVIIARLSVEKDSAYKEAAASAAILSSALEQHTVKAIHQVDQITRFVKFEFEKSPSRFNLASAVEKGVVPSDTLIQVSLVNAKGILFANTAELHPLPINLSDREHFKVHLSHNDDRLFISKPVLGRVSSHWTLQMTRRLNNPDGSFAGIVVVSEDPSYFTNDFYNNAAIGKEGVIAVVSDTGTVLARRTGSLSNAPGAFSASGVYPIAERVTGTIIDPIDGVTRIVSYRHLDGYPLAVMVGLSQTEEFADYSHTRNVYLLMTSFITLAMLAFFGVATGLIGKLLGREREMTQLAEYDLLTGLANRYATLRGLRNDVSMPTSLSRLGLLFIDLDNFKTVNDTLGHNAGDIVLQMTASRLSDAVGDEGSLARIGGDEFVVVMKGDDVERRAVRLAEAIIRMFGEPFDVRGSSFVLHASIGIALHTVANESEIDLLKKADLAMYSAKDAGKNCYQFYAPHLSHRADHLMRWEQQLRVALAEEQLFLAYQPKIDLTHRYITGFEALARWDHPEHGVISANEFISIAESTGLIVPIGDFVIRTACEQIARWRDEGHDTLTLAVNISPVQFWRGDLIETISRTLQETGIDANRLELEITETAMMEYPELVSEKIVALKKLGIRIALDDFGTGYSSLSYLHRFSVDTLKVDRSFVQAIPNDRSVCVMVSSIVHLARSLGLTVVVEGTETEEQITWLAALGEIEAQGFLFSHPVPADAIPALIARFGVRGDHPHVIAHRATGSTGA encoded by the coding sequence ATGAGCTCCGCCCGGTCCAACCACACACCGCCGACCCGGCCGCTGCGCGCGCCGCGCAAATCGCGCCGGCGCGCGCTGTTCGCGATCCCGCTGCTCGGGATGCTGGCGCTTGCGCTGCTGTGGGCGGTGATCATCGCGCGTCTGTCGGTGGAGAAGGACAGCGCGTACAAGGAGGCGGCGGCGTCCGCGGCGATCCTGTCCTCCGCGCTCGAGCAGCATACGGTCAAGGCGATCCACCAGGTCGATCAGATCACCCGCTTCGTGAAGTTCGAGTTCGAGAAGTCGCCGTCGCGCTTCAACCTCGCGAGCGCCGTCGAGAAAGGCGTCGTGCCGAGCGACACGCTGATCCAGGTATCGCTCGTCAACGCGAAGGGCATCCTGTTCGCGAACACCGCCGAGCTTCATCCACTGCCGATCAACCTGTCCGATCGGGAGCACTTCAAGGTTCACCTCTCGCACAACGACGACCGCCTCTTCATCAGCAAGCCCGTGCTCGGCCGCGTGTCGAGCCACTGGACGCTGCAGATGACGCGGCGCCTGAACAACCCGGACGGCAGCTTCGCGGGCATCGTGGTCGTGTCGGAAGACCCGAGCTACTTCACGAACGACTTCTACAACAACGCGGCGATCGGCAAGGAAGGCGTGATCGCGGTCGTGTCCGACACGGGCACCGTGCTCGCGCGGCGCACGGGCTCGCTCAGCAACGCGCCGGGCGCGTTTTCGGCATCGGGCGTCTACCCGATCGCCGAGCGCGTGACGGGCACGATCATCGACCCGATCGACGGCGTGACGCGCATCGTGTCGTACCGCCACCTCGACGGCTACCCGCTCGCGGTGATGGTCGGGCTGTCGCAGACGGAAGAATTCGCGGATTACTCCCACACGCGCAACGTCTACCTGCTGATGACGAGCTTCATCACGCTCGCGATGCTCGCGTTCTTCGGCGTCGCGACGGGCCTGATCGGCAAGCTGCTCGGCCGCGAGCGTGAAATGACGCAGCTCGCGGAATACGACCTGCTCACCGGCCTCGCGAACCGCTATGCGACGCTGCGCGGGCTGCGCAACGACGTGTCGATGCCGACGAGCCTGTCGCGGCTCGGCCTGCTGTTCATCGATCTCGACAACTTCAAGACCGTCAACGACACGCTCGGCCACAACGCCGGCGACATCGTGCTGCAGATGACCGCGTCGCGCCTGTCCGATGCGGTCGGCGACGAAGGTTCGCTCGCGCGCATCGGCGGCGACGAGTTCGTCGTCGTGATGAAGGGCGACGACGTCGAGCGGCGCGCGGTGCGGCTCGCGGAAGCGATCATCCGGATGTTCGGCGAACCGTTCGACGTGCGCGGCAGCTCGTTCGTGCTGCATGCGAGCATCGGCATCGCGCTGCATACCGTCGCGAACGAAAGCGAGATCGACCTGCTGAAGAAGGCCGACCTCGCGATGTACAGCGCGAAGGACGCCGGCAAGAACTGCTACCAGTTCTATGCGCCGCACCTGTCGCACCGTGCCGACCACCTGATGCGCTGGGAACAGCAATTGCGCGTCGCGCTCGCCGAGGAGCAGCTGTTCCTCGCGTACCAGCCGAAGATCGACCTCACGCACCGCTATATCACCGGCTTCGAAGCGCTCGCACGCTGGGATCACCCCGAGCACGGGGTCATCTCCGCGAACGAATTCATTTCGATCGCCGAATCGACGGGCCTGATCGTGCCGATCGGCGACTTCGTGATCCGCACCGCGTGCGAGCAGATCGCACGCTGGCGCGACGAGGGCCACGACACGCTGACCCTCGCGGTCAACATCTCGCCCGTGCAGTTCTGGCGCGGCGACCTGATCGAGACGATCTCGCGCACGCTGCAGGAAACCGGCATCGACGCGAACCGGCTCGAACTCGAGATCACCGAAACCGCGATGATGGAATATCCGGAACTCGTGTCCGAGAAGATCGTCGCGCTGAAGAAGCTCGGCATCCGGATCGCGCTCGACGATTTCGGCACCGGCTATTCGTCGCTGTCGTACCTGCACCGCTTCTCCGTCGACACGCTGAAGGTCGACCGCTCGTTCGTGCAGGCGATCCCGAACGATCGCAGCGTGTGCGTGATGGTGTCGTCGATCGTGCATCTCGCGCGCTCGCTCGGCCTGACCGTCGTCGTCGAAGGTACGGAAACCGAAGAACAGATCACGTGGCTGGCCGCGCTCGGCGAGATCGAGGCGCAGGGCTTCCTGTTCTCGCACCCGGTGCCGGCCGATGCGATTCCCGCGCTGATCGCGCGCTTCGGCGTGCGTGGCGACCACCCGCACGTCATCGCACACCGCGCGACGGGCAGCACCGGCGCCTGA